In one window of Lacticaseibacillus casei DSM 20011 = JCM 1134 = ATCC 393 DNA:
- a CDS encoding IS30 family transposase — protein MQKQDSTHRQKGQHLTSLERGKVAGFRQAGKSNRWIAAEIGVCPQTINNEIKRGTVDQVKKSNGKRVYHRQYLPEAAQARYETARLSCHRPDKFASVQVFLAWYVQRAKQDKWSPDASIGYAKRHKLFTPEELVCASTLYQYIDDQRLEIRNIDLLEKTKRKTSHQHHTKAKRLAGRSIEERPKVVERRRQFGHWEMDTIVGKRNGKESVILTLIERKTRCQLLRLIEGRDADSVSYALRGIKREWGACIKTITADNGPEFTALNTAFAGTETEIFYAHPYTSCDRGTNEAHNRMIRQDFPKGMSLDDISPSQVQATQDRLNQLPRKQQGYCTPQQNFEAEARRVRRMAQ, from the coding sequence ATGCAGAAACAGGATAGCACACACCGCCAAAAAGGTCAGCACTTAACATCACTCGAGCGCGGAAAAGTGGCCGGATTCCGCCAAGCTGGGAAGTCCAATCGTTGGATTGCTGCTGAAATTGGCGTCTGCCCGCAGACCATTAATAATGAAATCAAGCGAGGTACAGTAGATCAGGTCAAGAAGAGTAATGGCAAGCGCGTCTACCATCGACAATACCTGCCAGAGGCTGCTCAGGCACGTTACGAGACTGCACGCTTGAGCTGTCATCGTCCTGACAAGTTCGCCAGCGTACAGGTCTTCTTAGCCTGGTACGTACAGCGAGCTAAGCAGGACAAATGGTCGCCGGATGCTTCAATCGGCTATGCCAAGCGACACAAGCTGTTTACTCCTGAAGAGCTTGTTTGTGCCTCGACTTTGTACCAGTACATTGACGACCAACGCCTAGAGATTCGAAATATCGACCTGTTGGAGAAGACTAAGCGGAAGACCTCTCACCAGCACCACACCAAGGCTAAGCGCCTGGCTGGCCGCAGTATCGAGGAACGGCCTAAGGTCGTTGAACGACGCAGGCAGTTCGGTCACTGGGAGATGGATACCATTGTCGGTAAACGCAATGGCAAGGAGAGCGTCATCTTGACTCTGATTGAGCGCAAGACCCGTTGCCAACTTCTCCGCTTGATCGAAGGACGAGATGCAGACTCTGTGAGCTATGCATTGCGTGGAATCAAGCGCGAATGGGGAGCTTGCATCAAGACCATCACAGCCGACAACGGACCCGAGTTCACCGCCTTAAATACTGCTTTTGCTGGGACGGAAACTGAGATCTTCTACGCCCATCCTTACACGTCCTGCGACCGTGGCACCAACGAGGCACATAACCGGATGATCCGCCAGGACTTCCCTAAGGGCATGTCCCTAGATGACATTAGCCCTAGTCAAGTGCAGGCCACGCAAGACCGCTTGAATCAGTTGCCTCGCAAACAACAGGGCTACTGCACACCCCAGCAAAACTTTGAGGCCGAAGCTCGGCGCGTTCGCCGCATGGCCCAGTAG
- a CDS encoding major tail protein, whose amino-acid sequence MTLVHFPRMTIQPFDAKGAPNGEPIVVQGDTNKGGTITAEISGLSSNPLKTAASDIEYWISQEGVGEVSVDFTLIDLPFDAEAKILGQKTTEAGITYVGNDTNPPYCGVLLEAESLAGDSAYLGFFRGKFAKDKETLNTQDPADKKAPEGDSYTFTAAGSPDNGDQKGEYVAKYVGSDTKAISTVKAQVLKATPKL is encoded by the coding sequence ATGACTTTAGTACATTTTCCACGCATGACCATTCAACCGTTTGACGCTAAAGGTGCCCCAAATGGAGAACCAATCGTTGTTCAAGGGGATACCAACAAAGGTGGTACCATTACAGCTGAAATCTCTGGGTTGTCTAGTAATCCACTGAAGACAGCTGCATCAGATATTGAATATTGGATTTCACAAGAAGGCGTTGGTGAGGTTTCGGTAGACTTCACCCTGATTGACTTGCCATTTGACGCAGAAGCGAAAATTCTCGGTCAAAAGACTACCGAAGCAGGCATTACCTATGTGGGTAATGACACTAACCCACCATACTGCGGCGTTCTTTTGGAAGCAGAAAGCTTGGCTGGGGACAGCGCATACTTAGGCTTCTTCCGCGGCAAGTTTGCCAAGGACAAAGAAACCTTGAATACACAAGATCCAGCTGACAAGAAGGCACCAGAAGGCGATAGCTATACGTTTACTGCGGCCGGTTCACCTGATAATGGTGATCAAAAAGGCGAGTACGTTGCTAAATATGTCGGGTCTGATACAAAAGCTATTAGCACGGTGAAAGCGCAGGTTTTAAAGGCAACCCCAAAACTGTAA
- a CDS encoding Ig-like domain-containing protein: MSGVYLTPATASVKVGATTALTATVSPEDATDKAVSYESSKISVATVNSSGVVTGVSEGSATITATTHDGSKTASTAVTVTAA; this comes from the coding sequence GTGTCTGGGGTATATCTGACACCGGCAACAGCGAGCGTAAAAGTGGGAGCAACCACGGCATTAACGGCTACAGTTAGCCCGGAAGATGCGACTGACAAGGCTGTTAGCTATGAATCCAGTAAAATATCGGTCGCTACTGTCAACAGTAGTGGCGTAGTAACTGGCGTTTCTGAAGGCTCTGCTACCATTACCGCAACAACACACGATGGCAGTAAAACCGCAAGCACGGCAGTAACAGTCACTGCCGCTTAA
- the gpG gene encoding phage tail assembly chaperone G — MLKLDLRNKDGKVEHFQETFVPALKLIEGLKLTPENFPDLDESDWMEKNAEFMASCFEDKSVTKQRILDGVAAWDFNKVFNTFNQQLFGIDPKKVEASESAEKKH, encoded by the coding sequence ATGCTAAAACTTGATTTACGTAATAAAGATGGCAAGGTTGAGCACTTTCAAGAAACATTCGTGCCTGCCTTAAAACTGATCGAAGGCCTAAAACTAACTCCCGAGAACTTTCCTGATCTAGATGAATCAGATTGGATGGAAAAAAACGCAGAATTTATGGCTTCTTGTTTTGAAGACAAAAGCGTAACTAAGCAACGAATTTTAGACGGTGTTGCCGCTTGGGATTTCAACAAAGTATTTAACACCTTCAATCAGCAGCTTTTCGGGATTGACCCAAAAAAAGTGGAAGCGAGCGAATCAGCAGAAAAGAAGCATTAA
- a CDS encoding phage tail tape measure protein, whose protein sequence is MAEPLGQMMIELGLDDTKFGNGLKNAKSQLKYFGSEMKAQASFYDAFGSKVDGLSAKEQGLTKMIAAQSKVLAESKKAYDGSLTSKGEMTKSSARLAANFEAEQAKLASLAKQYISTAQAEAEMSVKTTGVTGAINKLGTAQIAIGNRMKSLGDSMTTGITVPIATAFAAATAKAIGFQNKLLVIKNLLTTGGESAKEAISGVNKMQSDAIQYSNHYGVSVSKIADGYEELVRRGYTSKQAIAAMKTELQGALASGDDFNDVVSVASSTLESFGMKSSNTAKMTRNTKTAVNELAYAADLTATNFQDLGVGMSYVGATAHQAHFTLSETASALGVLSNNGVEADKAGTGLRKVIVSLNTAVKNIGTKNDVLASLGIKKEEIVGSNGQLKSLSTVMDVLNQHTKDMSATKKAAVFNSLFGTTGQQAGIILAQNSKQLAELNSQVDKAEKKNYVGSLSEKNLKSAQNQLKVLQQNVENLGMTLAQKVLPSVQPIIKDLTDAVNWFGKLNPQVQQNIVKWGLLAAAMGPVLSIGGRLTTGLGKLGTSSVGLIAKIAGLGAKSQAAKTVMGQLTDATGNVVGTLTKAGGAATNTGGLIGNLAGRMTVAAGETGVLGSALTPLGLGMIAVAGAATIGVVAWEGFGKQMVESSNRASRWGSDIGKTADTAATEMSQYQSKVDVAMSGASGSVSSNAKTINSAFSGMITSAQKASKAQKKAADDVAKAIGGEAAAALEEEAGKEETARNKEIAKMKSYAKEAHDILKNSADNNVALNAEQRVKIGNIQDEMAEAQIKTLGLTAKQQRQVLAAELGETSKMSVKQLSSMAKSIGDASYQEMSSYEQRLKAINGNAQLSETEKNVAIEALEQEHIATMDKLGGDYIRVAKAQGKSHSEIISELTQEYGFTATQAAEAWDTYNSRTKAAADETKKAVSVSLDGLSGSVKKAAESWNNLKLTDKDGKVKTNAVEEVQKAVKSGKTWNAIQLLLQEGKMTTNAQDMVAKALAANKQWDDLKWIENDLHLSSNAKEQVASAMIANNQWNVSDWKEAQIWATNKTNSATIEALANVGKWDSLTPAQQQLIAQAKTGAALKQTLQDLGLWNDMSAKVRKAILKAIDESTQPAAQAKRAVDSFVEQTKTSVLKTIYVEEHITQGRAGGGSANVATRAKGDSNFAGGLAMVNDQKGPTFREAIFHPNGGIEIPFGRNVIKPIEKHAQIVPAGMTARMFPKLPQYANGKDIPANATALSLANQVTQSLGQASSVTVTNNSDNSNIETLLGSIKALLATLLTRETDFTINGQSVAKIMYPYLDQIQKISDKRQARGRGITS, encoded by the coding sequence TTGGCAGAACCATTAGGTCAAATGATGATCGAGCTTGGGCTTGATGATACCAAGTTCGGTAACGGTCTGAAGAACGCCAAGTCACAGTTGAAATATTTCGGGTCTGAGATGAAAGCTCAGGCCTCTTTTTATGACGCTTTTGGAAGTAAAGTAGACGGCTTAAGTGCCAAAGAACAAGGCTTGACCAAGATGATTGCTGCACAGTCAAAGGTTTTAGCTGAATCTAAGAAGGCGTACGACGGATCACTGACTTCAAAAGGCGAAATGACAAAAAGTTCCGCTAGACTTGCAGCTAATTTTGAAGCCGAACAAGCAAAACTTGCATCACTGGCTAAACAGTACATCAGTACCGCGCAAGCAGAAGCGGAAATGAGTGTTAAAACAACCGGCGTCACCGGTGCGATTAACAAGCTTGGTACGGCCCAGATAGCTATTGGCAATCGCATGAAGTCACTTGGCGACAGCATGACTACCGGCATAACCGTTCCTATAGCTACAGCTTTTGCAGCAGCCACAGCCAAGGCTATTGGATTCCAAAATAAACTTTTGGTAATCAAAAACCTTTTAACTACTGGTGGTGAGTCGGCAAAAGAGGCTATTTCTGGCGTCAATAAAATGCAGTCGGACGCCATTCAATATTCCAACCATTATGGTGTATCAGTAAGCAAGATTGCTGATGGCTATGAAGAGCTTGTGCGGCGTGGTTATACATCGAAGCAAGCTATCGCTGCCATGAAAACAGAACTTCAAGGTGCTTTGGCATCAGGCGATGATTTCAATGATGTTGTTTCTGTGGCATCATCCACATTGGAATCATTTGGTATGAAATCAAGCAATACTGCAAAAATGACTAGAAACACTAAGACAGCCGTCAATGAGCTTGCTTATGCGGCCGATTTGACAGCTACTAACTTCCAGGACTTGGGTGTTGGTATGTCATATGTTGGTGCTACTGCTCACCAAGCTCATTTCACCTTGTCAGAAACGGCATCTGCTTTAGGTGTTCTGTCTAACAATGGCGTGGAAGCTGACAAAGCTGGCACTGGGCTGCGTAAAGTGATTGTCAGCTTGAACACTGCCGTCAAAAATATTGGCACTAAGAATGACGTCTTGGCAAGTCTTGGCATCAAGAAAGAAGAAATCGTCGGGTCCAACGGTCAGCTCAAGAGCTTGAGCACTGTCATGGACGTACTCAATCAGCACACCAAGGACATGAGCGCGACTAAAAAAGCAGCTGTATTTAACAGTCTTTTTGGTACCACTGGTCAGCAAGCCGGTATTATTCTCGCACAAAACAGCAAACAGTTAGCTGAATTGAATAGCCAGGTTGATAAGGCTGAGAAAAAGAACTATGTGGGCAGCTTATCGGAAAAGAACCTTAAGTCTGCTCAAAATCAGTTAAAAGTTCTGCAACAAAATGTTGAAAACTTGGGGATGACGCTTGCACAAAAAGTTCTACCTAGTGTGCAGCCCATTATCAAGGATTTGACTGATGCTGTTAATTGGTTTGGTAAACTAAATCCACAAGTCCAGCAAAACATTGTTAAGTGGGGGTTGTTGGCTGCTGCCATGGGCCCGGTGCTTAGCATTGGTGGAAGATTAACTACAGGACTTGGAAAATTAGGTACCTCATCAGTTGGCCTTATTGCAAAAATAGCCGGATTGGGTGCTAAGTCGCAAGCAGCCAAGACGGTTATGGGTCAGTTAACAGATGCAACGGGTAATGTTGTAGGAACCTTGACGAAAGCTGGCGGTGCCGCAACCAATACAGGTGGCTTAATTGGAAATTTAGCCGGAAGAATGACTGTTGCCGCTGGTGAAACAGGCGTTTTAGGAAGCGCATTGACTCCGTTAGGACTTGGAATGATAGCTGTAGCCGGTGCGGCAACGATTGGTGTCGTTGCTTGGGAAGGCTTCGGAAAACAGATGGTTGAGTCTTCCAACCGTGCTTCGCGATGGGGATCTGACATCGGAAAAACGGCCGATACTGCGGCAACTGAAATGTCGCAATATCAAAGCAAAGTTGATGTTGCCATGTCTGGGGCATCCGGCTCTGTATCTAGCAATGCAAAGACTATTAACTCAGCATTTAGCGGTATGATTACATCTGCTCAAAAGGCAAGCAAGGCTCAGAAAAAGGCTGCTGATGATGTTGCCAAGGCTATTGGTGGTGAAGCTGCTGCTGCTCTTGAAGAAGAGGCCGGCAAAGAAGAAACCGCTCGTAACAAAGAGATTGCGAAGATGAAGTCATATGCTAAAGAAGCACATGACATTTTGAAAAATTCCGCTGACAACAACGTTGCTCTTAATGCAGAACAACGCGTTAAGATTGGCAACATTCAGGATGAAATGGCCGAAGCTCAGATTAAGACACTTGGATTAACGGCAAAACAGCAACGTCAAGTGCTTGCTGCTGAGCTAGGCGAAACCAGCAAGATGTCCGTAAAGCAATTGTCATCAATGGCAAAGTCCATTGGTGATGCTTCGTACCAAGAGATGTCGAGCTATGAGCAAAGGCTTAAAGCAATCAACGGAAATGCGCAGCTTTCTGAAACTGAAAAAAACGTGGCCATTGAAGCTCTTGAGCAAGAACACATTGCAACGATGGATAAGCTCGGCGGAGACTATATCAGAGTTGCTAAAGCGCAAGGCAAGTCACATTCTGAAATCATTTCTGAGCTGACACAAGAATATGGCTTTACTGCTACGCAAGCAGCTGAAGCTTGGGATACGTATAACAGCAGAACTAAGGCCGCCGCAGATGAAACAAAAAAAGCCGTCAGCGTCTCATTAGATGGCCTATCTGGCTCTGTCAAAAAGGCTGCCGAAAGCTGGAACAACCTGAAGCTGACAGACAAGGACGGTAAAGTCAAAACTAACGCCGTCGAAGAAGTTCAGAAGGCTGTAAAAAGTGGCAAGACTTGGAATGCTATTCAGCTTTTGCTACAAGAAGGCAAAATGACAACAAACGCTCAAGACATGGTTGCAAAAGCCCTAGCTGCTAACAAGCAGTGGGACGATTTGAAGTGGATTGAGAATGATCTGCACTTGTCTTCAAATGCTAAAGAGCAAGTTGCAAGCGCCATGATTGCTAACAATCAGTGGAATGTTTCTGACTGGAAGGAAGCTCAGATATGGGCAACTAACAAGACAAATAGTGCAACAATTGAAGCTCTTGCAAACGTAGGCAAATGGGATAGTTTGACCCCAGCACAGCAGCAATTGATTGCGCAAGCTAAGACAGGGGCTGCACTGAAACAAACATTGCAAGACTTGGGCTTATGGAATGATATGTCTGCGAAAGTTAGAAAAGCAATTTTGAAAGCCATTGACGAATCTACGCAACCCGCTGCACAAGCTAAGCGAGCTGTTGATTCATTTGTTGAACAAACCAAAACATCTGTTTTGAAAACTATTTATGTTGAAGAACATATCACGCAGGGACGAGCTGGTGGCGGTTCAGCAAATGTAGCAACACGAGCTAAAGGTGATTCTAATTTTGCCGGCGGCCTTGCAATGGTTAACGATCAAAAAGGTCCAACGTTCCGTGAAGCTATTTTCCATCCTAATGGTGGAATTGAGATTCCATTTGGTCGTAATGTGATTAAACCAATCGAAAAGCATGCTCAAATTGTCCCTGCCGGAATGACGGCTAGAATGTTTCCAAAATTGCCTCAGTACGCCAATGGTAAAGACATTCCAGCAAACGCAACAGCACTTAGCCTAGCAAACCAAGTGACCCAATCGCTTGGACAAGCATCTTCAGTCACAGTCACTAATAACTCTGACAACAGCAATATAGAAACATTGCTTGGATCAATAAAAGCGTTGTTAGCCACTTTGCTGACAAGAGAAACTGACTTTACCATAAATGGACAATCTGTAGCGAAAATAATGTATCCATATCTTGATCAGATACAAAAGATTAGTGACAAAAGACAAGCACGAGGAAGGGGCATCACAAGTTGA
- a CDS encoding distal tail protein Dit, translated as MKKVITVTFGDVDLSPYFIVSNITMPFLYKDNKYDQVGLSDGEQLTYSRNAKTPITIEGTILSENSDLTVAETRDHLISLLSGNATKQLKLSNYPDRYFDAIFEGTQEYDGTFDYIAKVDLVFMVPDGIAHSVATKTFDNMPYKDVPVNLLTGTSNQPQTATGIDYLISTIGTFNPNKGMQYTGSVDIKQMDHTMLFQVWTMSESKRVNLILTNVLKTAGRSSITFTAPTSDDYDSIAVQLAWTNGTDMGSYTWSEAKVNNGTTASPWSPNPADPEYYTNTITVHNGGTYPVEPVITATMHADNGMVGIVNDRPGILQFGTQEIDGFTTEESEVALDLAAVQGSHMDNQAATNNPYWGGDPSMPNEQIGNAIWTQDSYDGWKVEPNWSSITGDHKYWNGPSIKHNLVQTHNGNFKSNLTWDVMTRFQTGVAQVGALETTLESDGKPIFQMILKDNSALSDQIWWMCYYKNQLVVNEQLDRSIFTNDKFIQLELQKFGNSVVFRVSPWVGNQGRETTITRQFTFADAADVETKQFSTWFMRDKTWGESTMYLIASTVKWQNVSWYTNIKNRFSDGDVLKIDVANAKTYLNGSLDPTMHTIGNQWEQFELPPGDTEIAITPSSWAQPFACEVEIREVWL; from the coding sequence TTGAAAAAAGTTATTACGGTAACATTCGGAGATGTGGATTTGTCTCCTTATTTTATCGTGTCAAATATTACAATGCCATTTTTATATAAGGACAACAAATACGACCAGGTCGGCCTATCTGACGGGGAACAACTGACTTATTCGCGCAATGCTAAAACGCCAATTACGATTGAAGGCACAATACTTTCTGAAAATTCAGACTTAACAGTTGCTGAAACGCGAGATCATCTTATTTCATTGTTAAGCGGAAACGCGACAAAGCAACTGAAACTATCGAATTATCCAGATCGCTACTTTGATGCAATATTTGAAGGAACACAGGAATATGATGGAACATTTGATTATATTGCTAAAGTTGATTTGGTATTCATGGTCCCCGATGGCATTGCGCACTCGGTAGCCACGAAGACGTTTGACAATATGCCATACAAGGACGTGCCAGTGAATTTGTTGACGGGAACTAGTAACCAACCTCAGACAGCCACGGGCATCGACTATTTAATTAGCACCATTGGCACCTTTAATCCAAACAAAGGCATGCAGTACACGGGCAGCGTCGACATAAAGCAGATGGACCATACTATGCTTTTTCAAGTATGGACAATGTCAGAGAGTAAGAGAGTAAATCTGATTTTAACAAATGTCCTCAAAACTGCCGGACGCAGCTCAATCACATTTACGGCACCCACCTCAGATGACTATGACAGCATAGCAGTCCAACTTGCGTGGACAAACGGAACAGACATGGGCTCGTACACATGGAGTGAGGCTAAAGTAAATAACGGCACCACTGCTTCTCCATGGTCGCCTAACCCAGCTGATCCTGAATATTATACCAACACCATTACGGTGCACAATGGTGGCACTTATCCTGTTGAGCCAGTTATTACGGCAACTATGCACGCTGATAACGGCATGGTTGGGATTGTCAATGATCGCCCGGGTATTCTCCAATTTGGCACGCAAGAAATTGATGGTTTCACCACCGAAGAAAGCGAAGTAGCACTTGATTTAGCAGCCGTGCAAGGATCACATATGGATAATCAAGCCGCCACAAACAATCCCTATTGGGGTGGTGATCCTAGTATGCCTAATGAACAGATTGGCAATGCGATTTGGACGCAGGACAGCTACGATGGCTGGAAGGTTGAGCCTAATTGGTCCAGTATTACTGGCGACCACAAGTATTGGAACGGCCCTTCAATCAAGCACAATCTCGTCCAGACGCATAACGGTAACTTCAAGAGCAATCTCACATGGGACGTTATGACACGCTTCCAAACTGGGGTAGCACAGGTAGGTGCGCTCGAAACAACCTTAGAAAGTGACGGCAAGCCAATCTTTCAGATGATACTGAAAGACAATAGTGCACTGTCTGACCAAATATGGTGGATGTGCTACTACAAAAATCAACTAGTCGTCAATGAACAGCTTGATCGTAGCATTTTCACTAACGACAAGTTCATTCAGTTGGAATTACAGAAATTTGGTAATTCAGTTGTTTTCCGAGTGTCACCATGGGTTGGCAATCAAGGACGAGAGACGACTATTACCCGCCAGTTTACCTTTGCGGACGCTGCCGATGTTGAGACCAAGCAATTCTCAACGTGGTTCATGCGTGACAAGACGTGGGGCGAATCGACCATGTATCTGATTGCGTCCACCGTCAAATGGCAAAACGTTAGCTGGTATACGAATATCAAGAATCGCTTTAGCGATGGTGATGTTCTCAAGATTGATGTGGCGAATGCCAAGACATACTTGAATGGCTCTCTTGACCCAACCATGCACACGATCGGTAATCAATGGGAGCAATTTGAACTGCCACCCGGTGATACTGAGATTGCTATCACGCCCTCGAGCTGGGCACAACCATTTGCATGTGAAGTCGAGATAAGGGAGGTCTGGCTATAA
- a CDS encoding phage tail protein — MEYYFADRKSNILGVGSTDGKGEWRIDNDIETQSVDNRPAVGLSLDIHFTTDQEQAVNEMAKATNFIMYQDEEGNGHQMVIESVDHDSLGHIHSIVASDAGNDLINETVGAFKADKPYTIAEYILMFTNDSGWEIGVNEFPDNVRTLEWTDEATSLARIIAVAKDFDAVLSFGFEFVGTNLVKHVINIRHETAGDSLISFEMNKDINNIVTHLDTYDMETSIKAYGAVPESTDGSTNKDPINLIGYNWTDPTGQFVLDQYGFLHDTIAVQKYSRLLSNSNPNPTQSDWNRVKTFDSKSQAALLQAALADLKKYNHPNETYDIDLVNSPYVPLNQTVHIADENQQLFLSAKVLSIQRSRANHSVQLTLGEFAHETVSFDERLSELANQMANMPKTIQYYPWLRYADDDQGTNMSAFPTGKKYMAIVWSNKSSVPSDNPADYAGKWALIKGADGANGKPGPKGADGTSSYLHTAYANSIDGKTDFSVTDASGRSYFGQYVDENQADSTDPTRYLWALFKGADGRDGKDGSDNVPVVTVGPSYPDKPKAGDQHWLTDEDGNVSAFAIFDTTNGWDTKPIAAAALNAETFNGMTFNGVTFNGSTFISSFKGVKPAGFANTVSGKTVIGDGTIVTDAKMDGNDKAAYHNETNQLGFISQYIYDGQVFSSFSAQGGSMVLSSTYAPHGTNVKLTSAFNASDAVYYQHIDSGLETNDVKNMRLGYSRQGPNVTIGIAFEMKTGNGWVRIADIRSGYKPFNNDDAARLLGSMSYTGAACQLYASAGGFYIIPWRGQGSYSGSVSFVTRDDYPIDDAVVI, encoded by the coding sequence ATGGAGTATTACTTTGCAGATCGAAAATCAAACATTTTGGGTGTTGGGTCGACTGATGGCAAAGGCGAATGGCGAATTGACAACGATATAGAAACACAAAGTGTTGACAATCGTCCTGCGGTCGGTTTGTCTCTTGATATTCACTTCACGACTGATCAGGAACAAGCAGTCAATGAGATGGCCAAAGCAACCAACTTCATCATGTATCAAGACGAAGAAGGCAACGGCCACCAAATGGTGATTGAATCGGTTGACCATGATTCACTAGGCCACATTCACTCAATTGTTGCCAGCGATGCTGGTAATGATTTAATTAACGAAACCGTTGGCGCCTTCAAGGCCGACAAACCATATACGATTGCTGAATACATCCTCATGTTTACAAATGATTCTGGCTGGGAGATTGGCGTTAATGAATTTCCTGACAATGTTCGAACACTTGAGTGGACTGATGAAGCAACTTCACTGGCTCGTATTATTGCCGTGGCAAAAGATTTTGATGCAGTGCTTAGCTTTGGATTTGAGTTTGTTGGAACGAATTTGGTTAAGCATGTCATTAACATTCGACATGAAACGGCCGGTGACAGCTTGATTTCCTTTGAAATGAATAAGGATATCAACAATATCGTCACGCACCTCGATACCTATGACATGGAAACATCGATCAAGGCTTATGGAGCGGTGCCAGAAAGCACGGATGGATCAACTAATAAGGACCCAATCAACTTGATCGGCTACAACTGGACTGATCCAACGGGACAGTTTGTGCTTGATCAGTACGGGTTCTTGCACGATACCATTGCTGTGCAGAAATATTCACGTTTGTTAAGCAACAGCAACCCTAACCCAACACAGTCTGACTGGAATCGGGTTAAAACGTTTGATTCAAAATCGCAGGCGGCACTTTTGCAGGCAGCCCTGGCAGATTTGAAGAAATACAATCATCCGAACGAAACGTACGATATTGATTTGGTTAATTCACCATATGTGCCGCTCAATCAAACCGTCCACATCGCCGATGAAAACCAGCAACTATTCTTGTCTGCCAAGGTGTTGAGCATTCAGCGGAGCCGTGCTAACCATTCAGTCCAGTTGACTCTTGGTGAGTTTGCGCACGAGACTGTCAGCTTTGACGAACGGCTCAGTGAGCTTGCCAACCAGATGGCCAACATGCCCAAGACAATTCAATATTATCCTTGGCTTCGTTATGCCGATGATGATCAAGGAACAAATATGAGTGCCTTCCCAACTGGTAAGAAGTATATGGCAATCGTTTGGTCGAACAAGTCGTCAGTCCCGAGTGACAATCCGGCCGATTATGCTGGCAAGTGGGCACTGATTAAGGGAGCGGATGGTGCTAACGGTAAACCGGGGCCTAAAGGTGCCGACGGTACCAGCAGCTATCTTCATACTGCGTATGCTAATAGCATCGATGGTAAAACTGATTTTTCAGTAACAGACGCTAGCGGCAGATCTTACTTCGGGCAGTACGTTGACGAAAATCAAGCTGACAGTACCGACCCGACACGCTACTTGTGGGCATTATTTAAAGGCGCCGATGGGCGCGATGGTAAAGACGGTAGTGACAATGTTCCAGTTGTGACGGTTGGCCCGAGTTATCCTGATAAGCCAAAGGCCGGCGACCAGCACTGGCTAACTGATGAGGACGGCAATGTTTCCGCTTTTGCTATTTTTGATACCACAAACGGGTGGGACACAAAGCCAATTGCCGCGGCAGCGTTAAATGCCGAAACTTTTAATGGTATGACTTTCAATGGGGTAACTTTTAACGGTTCTACTTTTATCTCGTCTTTTAAGGGTGTCAAGCCTGCCGGATTTGCCAATACAGTCAGTGGGAAAACCGTCATTGGCGATGGAACCATTGTTACAGATGCCAAGATGGACGGTAACGACAAGGCAGCGTATCACAATGAGACTAACCAATTGGGCTTCATTTCGCAATATATATATGATGGTCAAGTATTCAGTTCGTTCAGCGCTCAGGGCGGCAGCATGGTGTTGTCTTCCACGTATGCCCCGCATGGAACGAACGTTAAGCTGACATCGGCTTTCAACGCTTCGGATGCTGTCTACTATCAACACATTGACAGCGGACTTGAAACCAATGATGTTAAAAACATGAGACTTGGATATTCGAGGCAAGGCCCTAACGTTACCATTGGGATTGCTTTTGAAATGAAAACTGGCAATGGATGGGTCAGAATTGCCGACATTCGATCGGGGTACAAACCATTTAACAATGACGATGCAGCAAGGCTACTTGGGAGCATGTCATATACAGGGGCGGCCTGTCAATTGTATGCTTCGGCAGGGGGATTTTACATCATTCCATGGCGTGGGCAAGGCTCCTATTCTGGAAGCGTAAGCTTTGTCACTCGAGACGATTATCCGATTGATGATGCGGTGGTGATATAA
- a CDS encoding XkdX family protein — protein sequence MLHSWGCPIEQYVGRQITEDQYKQITGKDYVGGKS from the coding sequence ATGCTCCATTCTTGGGGATGCCCGATAGAGCAGTACGTGGGGCGGCAAATAACGGAGGACCAATACAAACAAATTACAGGCAAGGACTATGTCGGTGGCAAAAGCTAG